GCCGGGACGGTTGATCTCGCCAGGACGCGTGTTTGGTTGGACGGGCTGAGTGGCACGGACTGGTTGCACGGCTGGACGAGCGACCGCGGCGATAGGACGGGGTGAGGCGACCAGAGCGGGACGGCCCTTGTTCACGTTGTAGAACTGCTGGCGATTCTGTGCGGCCTCGCGCTGGTTCTGAAGTTGCGTGGTCATGGGCGGGACGCGAGGGCCGCGGTTGGCTGCGACCTCGGCGGGCTGGGGGCGTACGTTGACGCCGCCGCGGCCGCCGTTGTAGGAGACCCGGTTGATGGTGGTGTTGTTAACGACGACCGTGCGGTTGTAAACGTTGGTGATGCGTGTGACGTTAACGTTGTTGACCGAGCGATTGTAGTAGAAGTTGCGGCCCTGCCAGTAGCCACCGTGATAGCCGCTGCCGGTGTAGCCGAAGCCGTAGTTCACGCCGCCGTAGAAGCCGATGTGCGGGCCCCAGAAGCCGCGATGAAGGATGTAACGGCCTCCGAAGAAGCCCCAGTAGCCGGGGGTCCAGAGAGCTCCGTAAAAGGGTGGAGCGCACCAGGCTCCGGGTACCCAATAGTAGCCGACGGGGGCGTATCCCCAGTAGCCGGGGGTCCAGAGGTAGTTGGGCGCAGGGGCTTCGGGCTGCTCGTATTGGGGGAGGGGTGGGGGCGGTTCGTTGGCCTCTTCGAGCGCCTGCTGACCGGCATCTACCTGGGATTCGTCGTAGTTGGTGGGGGCGTTGTAGTCGTAGTTCTGATCGTAGTTCTGGTCGTTGTTCTGAACCGGGGGCTGGGCGCTCTGGGCGGCAGTGTAGGCCTCGTTTTGAGGCGGCGGGGCGGCTGCTTGCGGAGCGTACTGCTCGGAGTTTTGCTCCGGCGTGGATTGGGAGCGGATGCCGAGGACTCTTCCCTGCACGGGCTGTGGGGCAGGGGCGGCCTGGGGCTGGCTGTTGTCTACCGGGGCCGTGTTGGCATCAGCAGGGTCGGGACCGGAGTTGTCGGGAATGGCTGCAGGCTCTACGCCCTTGTGGCAGCCTGAGAGTGTCACTGTTGCTGCGAGTGATGCAATGCCAAGCGATAGACCTAGAAAAATCCTGGGAAATGATTTGTACATACTGCCAGTCTCCTCGTACCTGCTGCGGGTATAAACACGAACTTCTTGAATGAGATGCATTTTTCTTACAATTGCGGACTTTGCGAGTGATGACGCAATAGCCAAAGCGACGCGTTGTGCTGTGGAGTCTGATAGTTGCGACGCTTTGGACGCCAGCCTGCCGCGTTTTGCAATCACCCTTTGGTGGGAGGGTCAGGCGCTTTACCGCAACCGGACGGAACGCAGTAAGATTAGTTTGATGGCAGGCTGTCTTCCCAACACGAAGCGCTTTCGCCACGGTCGCCCTGACCGCGGACGCTGCTAATTCGACCCCTCCCCTGAAAACTTGATAGGCTTCAGCCGTCGCCGTCTGCGGTTCGAAGATGTGACCACGGCCCCAACCATCGCGCTTCCGAAGAGCGCGCCTCGGAGAAGATACCATGCCGACACAATCGCATCCTGATTCGTTTAAGAGCTTATCCACACTAGCTGTAGGGAAGAGCACGTACGATGTATTTCGACTGAAGGCGCTGGAGGGGACGGGTGTTGACCTTGGCCGGCTTCCCTTCTCACTGCGGATTCTGCTGGAGAACCTGCTGCGGCATGAGGATGGCCGCACCGTGACTGCTGAAGATATTCAATTTCTGGCGTGCTGGGATCCGAATGCGGAGCCTTCGCGAGAGATTGCTTACATGCCGGCGCGAGTGTTGATGCAGGACTTTACCGGCGTGCCTGCTGTTGTCGATCTGGCTGCGATGCGGGATGCGATGAAGGCGCTGGGCGGTGATCCGGAGAAGATCAATCCGCTGCAGCCGGCAGAGCTGGTGATCGACCACTCGGTTCAGGTGGATGAGTTTGGAACACAGCGGGCGTATGACCTGAATGCGGCGCTGGAGTTTCAGCGCAATCGCGAGCGCTATGCGTTTTTGAAGTGGGGGCAGACGGCGTTCGATAATTTTTCAGCTGTGCCGCCTGGAATGGGGATCTGTCATCAGGTGAACCTGGAGTACCTGGCGCGGGTCGTGTTTACGACGACGCCGGATGCGCAGGGGAAGGTGTTCGCATATCCCGACACTTTGGTGGGAACCGACTCGCACACGACGATGGTGAATGGTTTGGGCGTGCTGGGCTGGGGCGTAGGCGGCATTGAGGCAGAGGCAGCGATGCTGGGACAGCCGGTGAGCATGCTGGTGCCACAGGTGGTTGGGTTCAAGCTGACGGGCAAGCTGAAAGAGGGCACGACTGCTACGGACCTGGTACTGACCGTGACGGAGATGTTGCGGAAGCTCGGTGTGGTGGGTAAGTTCGTGGAGTTTTATGGGTCGGGGATTACAGAGCTGCCGCTGGCTGACCGCGCGACGATTGCGAATATGGCTCCGGAGTACGGGGCTACTTGCGGAATCTTCCCGGTGGATGCGGAGACGCTGAAGTATCTGCGACTGACCGGGCGCAATGAAGAGCAGATTGCACTCGTAGAGGCTTACTACCGCGAGCAGGGGCTGTTTCATACGGCGGATGCGAAGGAGGCCGTTTACTCGGCGACGATTTCGCTGGATCTGGCGACGGTAGAGCCGAGTGTGGCCGGTCCGAAGAGGCCGCAGGATCGAGTTGCACTGTCGCAGGCAGGTGCGAGCTTCAAGGAGCAACTACCCGGGCTGCTGGGGCCGAATGGAAACAAGCATGTGATTCGGCAGATGGTGCGCTGGGAGGGAGAGGGTGGGACGGCTTCGGAATCGGGCGATCTGAGCAGCAGCGTAGGGGCTTCGGCTCCTGTGGTGGAGGCTCCGGTAGTGCCGGTGATTACGATCAGCGATCAGACCATACCGCTGCTTGAGGCTCCGCATGTGTCGATTCGGAGCAGGTTTGGCGTAGATCCGGATCAGTATCTCGATCATGGATCGATTGTGATTGCGGCGATCACCTCCTGCACGAATACTTCGAATCCTTACGTGATGATGGCTGCAGGTTTGCTTGCGAAGAAGGCTGTGGAGAAGGGGCTGAGCACGCCGCCGTGGGTGAAGACTTCGCTGGCTCCGGGTTCGCGCGTGGTGACTGATTACTACGTGAAGGCCGGGTTGATGCCGTATCTCGATCAGCTGCGTTTTCAGGTGGTGGGGTATGGATGTACGACGTGCATAGGAAACTCGGGACCGCTGCCCACAGATGTTTCGAAGTCGATCGAGGATCATGGATTGGTGGCAGTGTCGGTGTTGTCGGGGAACCGTAACTTTGAGGGGCGAATCTCGCCGGAGGTGAGGGCGAACTACCTGATGAGTCCTCCGCTTGTGGTTGCGTATGCGCTGGCGGGGCATATTGCGCACAACTTCGAGACGGAGGCACTGGGCCGCGATCTCGACGGCAAGCCTGTCTTCCTGCGCGACATCTGGCCTACGCAGGCAGAGGTCTCGGCGGCGGTGAATTCTTCGATCGATTCCGAGATGTTCCGTCGGCAGTACTCCACGGTCTCGGAAGGCGACAACAACTGGAAGAGCCTGAAGTTTCCGGATGGCGAGACGTATGGGTGGGAGCCGGATTCGACCTATATTCGCAAGGCTCCTTACTTCGACGGGATGCCAGCGACGCCTGCTCCGGTTGGAGATATTCATGGGGCTCGCGTGCTGGCGGTGCTGGGAGATTCGGTGACGACGGATCATATCTCGCCGGCGGGTTCGATCAAGCTGAATGGGCCTGCTGGGAAGTACCTGACCGAGCATGGGGTGAAGCCGTCGGACTTCAACAGCTATGGATCGCGGCGCGGCAACCATGAGGTGATGGTGCGCGGCACGTTTGCCAATGTGCGGTTGCGGAACAAGCTCGCTCCTGGAACTGAAGGCGGTGTGACGCGGCTGCTGCCGGAAGATGTGCCGATGTCGATCTACGATGCGAGCGTGGAGTATGCGAAGCGTGAAACGCCGCTGGCGATTCTTGCGGGCAAGGAGTACGGCTCGGGCTCTTCGCGCGACTGGGCGGCGAAGGGGCCGCGGCTGCTGGGGATCAAGTTTGTGATCGCGGAGAGCTATGAGCGGATTCACCGGTCGAACCTGGTCGGGATGGGGATTCTGCCGCTGCAGTTCCTGCCGGGTCAGAACGTCGAGTCGCTGCATTTGACGGGCGAGGAGTTGTTTGCGATCGGGGATGCGCCGGGTCAGTTGAAGGCGATGCTCGATGGCAAGTTCGCCGATGGCAAGGTGGTGACGGTGTTCGCGGAGTCCGATCTGGGCAAGACGATTGAGTTCTCCGCTACCGTGCGCATCGATACGCCGCAGGAGATTCTGTACTACCAGAACGGCGGAATCCTGCAATACGTGTTGCGGCAACTGGCGGGGAAGGTTCCGGCCTCGGCTTAGCTGTCGGTACTACCGTTTCTCCTTTCTCCCTATCTCCAGTGGGGGAGGGGTACACCCCCCTCCCCCATGTTACGGGGGGATAAAGCGCTTGTATTCAACAGCTTGGAGATAGTCGATGTCTGCAAAATATAGATAATACATGGTTTGCGTACAGAATCCTTGTTATCAACAAGTTAGCCCCGGAGGGAGTCTATCCCTGCGGGGCCTGCTTGTTTTTGATCTCTGTATCAAGTGTAGCGAATGGAGTGAAACTAAAGTGCCAAGTTTGGCAGAATCTATCTATTTTGTTATGTGTGGGTTAATGAGTTTTTGAGAGGTTTGGGGCTTGACAGGATTTCTGTGGAGGAGCTGACGCGGCAGAACGAACAATCACACCTCCTGCAACGCTCACTCTCGAGTAGCCCGTCTTAGCAACATAGCCTTGCGTCTTACCCCGAAGTTGTATATAAAAGGTCCGCCCGCGCTCGACCGGATATCTAAAGCGCGTGGCTCGAGGCAGCCTGCTCGGTGGGTCCAACCGTCCTCTTTGTGTGCCAAAAGAAAAAGCTAATCAGGAGGCATCATGAAATTTCAGGGATTCCTGAGTCGCGCGTCTCGCTTTGTCCTGTGCCTGACCGCATCGTATGCTCTACCCCTCTACGCAGCTCCCCAAACCCCTTCGGTAACCCGCGCGGCGCTTGACCCGTCGCTGGTCGATGATCGTGGGGCGAACGCTCACTTTGTTGAGCAGGAGGCTGAGAATGCGGTGACCGACGGCACGATCATTGGCCCCGCCCGGACCGCATACACGCTTCCCGCCGAAGCGTCGGGTCGCGCGGCGGTCCAGCTCCTCCCCGGACAATATGTCGAGTTCACCCTGCCCGAAGCGGCCAATGCGATTACGGTGCGTTACAGCATCCCGGATGCGCCAACCGGCGGAGGTATTACGGCACCGCTTGAGGTCTCAGTTAACGGCCGTTCTCTTGTCACCATGACGCTCACTTCGCAGTACGCATGGCTCTATAACCAGTACCCGTTCTCCAATGATCCGAACGCCGGCCTGTTGTTTCCCGATCAATATATTACCGAGTGTGCCTGCGTACCGTCGGCCACGACCCCGCCGCCGGTGATCACCAAACCGTTCCGACCGAACCACTTCTACGACGAACAGCGTTTGCTGCTCGGTCACAGATACCATGAGGGCGACAAGATCCGCCTCACCGCTCCGGCCTCGAGCAATGCCGCCTGGACAGTAATTGACTTGCTTGACTCCGAGGTGGTTGGCCCCCCGCAGCACCGCGACGAGCCTGCCGTGAACGTGCAGCGGTTCGGTGCCGATCCGACCGGGCAGCGCGATTCGGCGGACGCGTTTGACACAGCGATCGCATTCGCGAAGGCCTGGCACCGCGAGGTCTACTTGCCGCCAGGCACATATCAGGTGAACCGCCATATTCTCGTTGACAACGTCACAATCGAAGGTGCCGGTAACTGGTACACGATCGTCAAGGGACACCAGGTGACCCTGAGTACTCCTTTGCCCGATGGCTCGGTGCACACCGGCGTCGGTTTCTACGGCAAGTACGTTGCCGACGGTGGCAGCTCGAATGTCCATCTCTCCGGCTTCGCCATCGAGGGTGATGTCCGGGAGCGCATTGATAGCGACCAAGTAAACGGCATAGGCGGCTCGTTGAGCCATTCGACGATCGAAGGGCTCTACATCCATCACACGAAGGTGGGCATGTGGTTCGATGGCCCGATGTCGAACCTAAGAATCCGCAACAACATCATCGTGGACCAGATCGCCGATGGGATCAACTTCCACACCGGCGTCACCAACTCGGTCGTGGCGAATAACTTTGTTCGCAACACCGGGGACGACGCCCTAGCTATGTGGTCGGATAAGATTGAGGATGCCAACAACACCTTCGATCACAACACGGTGCAGACACCGGTGTTGGCCAACGGCATCGCCCTCTACGGTGGCACGGACAACACCATTTCGAACAACCTCGTGGCCGATCCGATCCGCGAAGGCAGCGGATTACAGGTTGGTTCCCGCTTTGGAGCCCAGCCGTTCACCGGGAGCTTATGGATCACGAACAACACTACGGTTCGGTCTGGCCCGTTTGAGCTGAACTGGAACATCGGCCTGGGCGCCATCTGGATCTACGCGTTGGAGGGAAGTATTAACGCGGACCTTGAGGTGGTCGGCAACAGCTTTCTTGACAACACCTACAACGCGATCATGCTGGTCAGCGATTTCCCCGTAAAAGACCTGTACACGATCACGAACGTGCACTTCAAGGATGACCGGGTTGACGGCACGGGCACCTCGGTGGTCAGCGCACGGGTGGCAGGTTCGGCATCCTTCGAGAACGTGGAGGCCCGCAACGTAGGCGCCGTTGGCGTCAATAACTGCGGTTCGTTCCACTTCACTCCGGCCGGGTCGGAGTTCACGCTGACCGATCTTGGCGGCAATGTTGGCGGCGGCACTACCGGACCCTGGCTGGCCCCGTGGGAGCTGCCCAATACTATTACTTGCGACGACCGTCCACCGGTCGTTCCACCACCACCGCCTTCTCCCTGGGTTACGCCCTAGTAGTACGCAGCGGAAAGATGTTCTGTTCAACCCCGATTCCCCACGTCTCTTACGAACTTTGAGACGTGGGGATCGGCGTTTTTCTGGCGATCGTTTCAGTAGGAGTAGGCCGCGTCCGCCACAAGGAGCGTGTAATAGGCGGGGTCAGCCAAGCCCGCATCGCTGCTGGTAAAGGAGTCAACTCCTGGAGTTGGGAGCCTCCATGGTATCGCCGAGCTAACAAGAACCAAGCGATTTCCGCGCATCCGTCAGAAAGAGCGCGTGAGGGCGCTCGTCGAGATCTTCACTTTCCCAAGATGAAACGGCACAGGTGGTGAAAGCGCGATGACTGTAATAGGCGCGCTCTCGTCTTTTCGCGAGCTAGGCGAGATGAGTCCTCACAAACGCGCTTCTCGTCGGTGGACTTCCGGTTTGTCGGAATTCCCCAAAGTTGGGGGCGTGGCAGATCTCCTTGAAGCGCATAGCCTTCTTTCGTTATGGCTGCTAAGGGGTTGACCGGTCGGCCTATAATGAACTATGGCAATCGCTCCTCCGGCCTCTTCGCAGGCTGGCCCGCAGCCGAAGCCGCACGACGAACCGAAGAGCCAACCGGATGTGGAACATACCGATACGGGGATCGAGCTGGAGACAGCTCTTCCGGTCGCGGAACCACCGGTTGGATCGGACACGACCTCTCGCGTGAAGAAGAAGAAGCCTGCGGTGCCTGATTCCTCGGCGCTGGTGATTGCGGGCGTGGAGGAGTCGTCGGCGACCCATCTGGCGGGCAGTTCGGCGAAGGATATTCATGCGGTGGATGCGAAGTTTCATCGGCTGCTGGAGACTGTGCATGAGAACCGGCCTGCGGATGATCTGGAGATCATTCGCGGCGCATGGGCGTTCTGCCTGCAGCAGCATGAAGGACAGAAGCGGGCCAGCGGCGAGCCCTACATCATTCATCCGCTGGAAGTGGCGCAGGTGCTGGCCGAGTTGAAGATGGATTCGACTGCGATTGCGGCGGGGCTTTTGCATGATGCGGTCGAAGATACCGATGTCACGTCGGCTGAGATCGCGAAACGGTTCGGCGATCAGGTCGCTCACATCGTGGAGGGTGTGACGAAGCTCGAAAAGATCAAGTTTGCGAATCGTGAGGACCACCAGGCAGAGAACATTCGCAAGATGCTGCTGGCGATGGTGACCGATGTTCGCGTGGTGATCATCAAGCTCGCGGACCGGCTGCACAACATGCGAACGCTTGAGCACCTGAAGCCAGAGAAGCAGCAGAAGATCGCGCGGGAGACGCTGGATATTTATGCTCCGCTGGCGCACCGGCTGGGTATGGGCAAACTGCGTGGGGAGCTGGAGGATCTGGCGTTTCGGTATACCGATCCTTATGCGTATGAGCAGGTGTCGACCGAGGTAGACGCACTACGCGGCGCCGGCGAAGAGTTTCTGCAGAAGATCGTGACGCAGCTTGAGGCGAAGCTGAAGGAGTTCAAGATCCAGGGCCGGGTGGAGTCGCGCATCAAGCGGCTTTATTCGATTCAACAGAAGCTGGTGGATCAGAAGATTCCGGTCGATCAGGTCTACGATTTGCTGGCGATTCGTGTGATCTGTAACTCGGTGCAGGATTGTTATGCGCTGCTTGGGTTGCTGCACTCGATCTGGCGACCGGTGCCAGGCAGGATTAAGGACTTTATCGCGATGCCTCGGCCGAATCTTTATCAATCGCTGCATACGACGTTGATTGCTGAAGGTGGTCATCAGTTCGAGGTGCAGATTCGTACGGAGGATATGCATCGCGTCGCAGAGGAAGGGATCGCGGCGCACTGGAAGTACAAGGCCTCAGACAATGTGAGTGCGAAGGACGAGCAGAGACTGGCGTGGGTGAGGCAGTTGATGGAATGGCAGCGGGAGATGACCGATCCCAATGAGTTCATGTCGACGCTGAAGATCGATTTGTATCCGGAGGAGGTTTATACCTTCACACCGAAGGGCAAGGTGGTGGTTCTGCCGAAGGA
This Tunturibacter gelidoferens DNA region includes the following protein-coding sequences:
- a CDS encoding glycosyl hydrolase family 28-related protein, translated to MKFQGFLSRASRFVLCLTASYALPLYAAPQTPSVTRAALDPSLVDDRGANAHFVEQEAENAVTDGTIIGPARTAYTLPAEASGRAAVQLLPGQYVEFTLPEAANAITVRYSIPDAPTGGGITAPLEVSVNGRSLVTMTLTSQYAWLYNQYPFSNDPNAGLLFPDQYITECACVPSATTPPPVITKPFRPNHFYDEQRLLLGHRYHEGDKIRLTAPASSNAAWTVIDLLDSEVVGPPQHRDEPAVNVQRFGADPTGQRDSADAFDTAIAFAKAWHREVYLPPGTYQVNRHILVDNVTIEGAGNWYTIVKGHQVTLSTPLPDGSVHTGVGFYGKYVADGGSSNVHLSGFAIEGDVRERIDSDQVNGIGGSLSHSTIEGLYIHHTKVGMWFDGPMSNLRIRNNIIVDQIADGINFHTGVTNSVVANNFVRNTGDDALAMWSDKIEDANNTFDHNTVQTPVLANGIALYGGTDNTISNNLVADPIREGSGLQVGSRFGAQPFTGSLWITNNTTVRSGPFELNWNIGLGAIWIYALEGSINADLEVVGNSFLDNTYNAIMLVSDFPVKDLYTITNVHFKDDRVDGTGTSVVSARVAGSASFENVEARNVGAVGVNNCGSFHFTPAGSEFTLTDLGGNVGGGTTGPWLAPWELPNTITCDDRPPVVPPPPPSPWVTP
- a CDS encoding RelA/SpoT family protein; the protein is MAIAPPASSQAGPQPKPHDEPKSQPDVEHTDTGIELETALPVAEPPVGSDTTSRVKKKKPAVPDSSALVIAGVEESSATHLAGSSAKDIHAVDAKFHRLLETVHENRPADDLEIIRGAWAFCLQQHEGQKRASGEPYIIHPLEVAQVLAELKMDSTAIAAGLLHDAVEDTDVTSAEIAKRFGDQVAHIVEGVTKLEKIKFANREDHQAENIRKMLLAMVTDVRVVIIKLADRLHNMRTLEHLKPEKQQKIARETLDIYAPLAHRLGMGKLRGELEDLAFRYTDPYAYEQVSTEVDALRGAGEEFLQKIVTQLEAKLKEFKIQGRVESRIKRLYSIQQKLVDQKIPVDQVYDLLAIRVICNSVQDCYALLGLLHSIWRPVPGRIKDFIAMPRPNLYQSLHTTLIAEGGHQFEVQIRTEDMHRVAEEGIAAHWKYKASDNVSAKDEQRLAWVRQLMEWQREMTDPNEFMSTLKIDLYPEEVYTFTPKGKVVVLPKDASPIDFAYTIHTEVGNTTVGAKVNGRIVPLRTKLRNGDIVEITTQAGHAPSRDWLSFTKSSRARNKIKHWLNEHQRERAIEIGKKLLDREARKYKLSLGRFHEADYDKVASEYGLGTQAELLAGVGFGKFSARQVLNKLEPGSTMSAEPAAPEGGIGNTVGQMSEAVKRVFFGKGSDSLQVEGQDDLLVYRARCCNPIRGEEIVGYVTRGKGVAVHARSCPNVQNLLYESDRRIQVEWSPSPTEPGTNKAQTYPVKLTVLCDDRAGMLKEFTAIISDDGTNIRSVDTKPMPDGQVMVDFVVETVDVRHLNKLVQNLRKVPGVRDVQRVQKI
- a CDS encoding YXWGXW repeat-containing protein, yielding MYKSFPRIFLGLSLGIASLAATVTLSGCHKGVEPAAIPDNSGPDPADANTAPVDNSQPQAAPAPQPVQGRVLGIRSQSTPEQNSEQYAPQAAAPPPQNEAYTAAQSAQPPVQNNDQNYDQNYDYNAPTNYDESQVDAGQQALEEANEPPPPLPQYEQPEAPAPNYLWTPGYWGYAPVGYYWVPGAWCAPPFYGALWTPGYWGFFGGRYILHRGFWGPHIGFYGGVNYGFGYTGSGYHGGYWQGRNFYYNRSVNNVNVTRITNVYNRTVVVNNTTINRVSYNGGRGGVNVRPQPAEVAANRGPRVPPMTTQLQNQREAAQNRQQFYNVNKGRPALVASPRPIAAVARPAVQPVRATQPVQPNTRPGEINRPGQPAIQPSRPGQPAVQPGRPVQPETRPGQPNAGQPNTRPGENNRPGQPSIQPARPGQPAVQPGRPTQPETRPAQPNPGQPNTRPGEVSRPAQPQTRPVQPETRPVQPQVRPTQPETKPVQPQVRPVQPETRPVQPQVRPAQPETRPVQPQVRPVQPQPQTRPVQPQPQLQVRPAPQSRPEPQSRPEPTPQNVARPQSQPQPRPQPQSRPAPQPQSRPAPQPQSRPAPQPQSRPAPQPQSRPAPQPQSRPAPQARQQAEARPAPHGEGKPH
- a CDS encoding aconitate hydratase, which produces MPTQSHPDSFKSLSTLAVGKSTYDVFRLKALEGTGVDLGRLPFSLRILLENLLRHEDGRTVTAEDIQFLACWDPNAEPSREIAYMPARVLMQDFTGVPAVVDLAAMRDAMKALGGDPEKINPLQPAELVIDHSVQVDEFGTQRAYDLNAALEFQRNRERYAFLKWGQTAFDNFSAVPPGMGICHQVNLEYLARVVFTTTPDAQGKVFAYPDTLVGTDSHTTMVNGLGVLGWGVGGIEAEAAMLGQPVSMLVPQVVGFKLTGKLKEGTTATDLVLTVTEMLRKLGVVGKFVEFYGSGITELPLADRATIANMAPEYGATCGIFPVDAETLKYLRLTGRNEEQIALVEAYYREQGLFHTADAKEAVYSATISLDLATVEPSVAGPKRPQDRVALSQAGASFKEQLPGLLGPNGNKHVIRQMVRWEGEGGTASESGDLSSSVGASAPVVEAPVVPVITISDQTIPLLEAPHVSIRSRFGVDPDQYLDHGSIVIAAITSCTNTSNPYVMMAAGLLAKKAVEKGLSTPPWVKTSLAPGSRVVTDYYVKAGLMPYLDQLRFQVVGYGCTTCIGNSGPLPTDVSKSIEDHGLVAVSVLSGNRNFEGRISPEVRANYLMSPPLVVAYALAGHIAHNFETEALGRDLDGKPVFLRDIWPTQAEVSAAVNSSIDSEMFRRQYSTVSEGDNNWKSLKFPDGETYGWEPDSTYIRKAPYFDGMPATPAPVGDIHGARVLAVLGDSVTTDHISPAGSIKLNGPAGKYLTEHGVKPSDFNSYGSRRGNHEVMVRGTFANVRLRNKLAPGTEGGVTRLLPEDVPMSIYDASVEYAKRETPLAILAGKEYGSGSSRDWAAKGPRLLGIKFVIAESYERIHRSNLVGMGILPLQFLPGQNVESLHLTGEELFAIGDAPGQLKAMLDGKFADGKVVTVFAESDLGKTIEFSATVRIDTPQEILYYQNGGILQYVLRQLAGKVPASA